One segment of Pirellulales bacterium DNA contains the following:
- a CDS encoding nucleotide pyrophosphohydrolase produces the protein MSDQTTTLSDLRTLMFDFVARRNWQQFHSPKNLSMSLAIEAAELMEHFQWLTVDESRAVADQPQKLADVGEELADVLCYALALANELQLDVSQIVRGKMVKNELKYPADEYRGRFN, from the coding sequence ATGAGCGATCAAACAACCACCTTGTCCGACCTGCGCACTCTGATGTTCGACTTTGTGGCTCGTCGGAATTGGCAGCAATTTCATTCGCCGAAAAACTTGTCGATGTCGCTGGCGATCGAGGCGGCGGAGTTGATGGAGCACTTTCAATGGCTGACGGTCGATGAATCGCGGGCCGTCGCCGATCAGCCGCAAAAGCTGGCGGACGTCGGCGAAGAATTGGCCGATGTGCTCTGCTATGCTCTGGCGCTGGCGAATGAATTGCAGCTGGACGTATCTCAAATCGTTCGTGGCAAGATGGTTAAGAACGAATTGAAATATCCTGCCGACGAATACCGCGGGCGATTCAACTAG